A stretch of Chitinophaga caeni DNA encodes these proteins:
- a CDS encoding outer membrane beta-barrel protein — MSIYRIIRFSILMLTIAVAIPSKAQVSLGIEAGYTSSDLSLKGNYQEFANVGNTTKPLKGWHVDLQVNIPLIRQTLYLQPVLRYTTKGACLESSGILNPDIYTPVGQKLKLDYFDLPVNLVFRPKLGRAGRLFIGAGPYIGHGLSGKYSFQTQFKGEVTDKNTQDVVFTSKEGSSPMEVRLYPWDFGVNCLVGFEFRSLLTISANYSKGFQDIDRNSSTTTKNQYWGLSLGFFFSREDY, encoded by the coding sequence ATGAGCATCTACCGAATCATCCGTTTTAGCATTCTCATGCTAACTATAGCAGTTGCTATTCCTTCAAAAGCGCAGGTAAGTTTAGGAATTGAAGCAGGCTATACAAGTTCAGATCTATCCTTGAAAGGTAACTACCAAGAATTTGCCAATGTAGGCAATACCACCAAGCCATTGAAAGGTTGGCATGTTGATCTGCAAGTAAATATTCCTTTGATACGACAAACCCTTTATTTGCAGCCGGTATTACGTTATACGACTAAAGGCGCTTGCTTGGAGTCATCGGGAATATTGAACCCGGATATTTATACCCCCGTAGGACAAAAACTGAAATTAGACTACTTCGATTTACCCGTAAATTTGGTATTCAGGCCTAAGTTGGGTAGGGCAGGTCGATTATTTATCGGGGCCGGCCCTTATATTGGGCATGGCTTGAGTGGAAAATATTCTTTCCAAACCCAATTCAAAGGAGAAGTAACCGATAAAAACACGCAGGATGTTGTGTTCACTTCGAAGGAAGGCAGCAGCCCCATGGAAGTGCGGCTCTATCCTTGGGATTTTGGAGTTAATTGCCTGGTTGGCTTTGAGTTTAGAAGCTTGCTTACCATAAGCGCTAACTATAGTAAAGGATTTCAGGATATTGACAGAAATAGTAGTACTACGACCAAGAATCAATACTGGGGCCTTAGTTTGGGATTCTTCTTCAGCCGGGAAGATTATTAA
- the metF gene encoding methylenetetrahydrofolate reductase [NAD(P)H], whose product MKVIEHIEQAKDTLISFEILPPLKGKSIESIYDHLDPLMEFNPAFINVTYHRSEHMFKKKLDGSFEKVEIRKRPGTVGICAAIMNHYNVDAVPHLICGGFTKEETENALIDLAFLGVDNVLVLRGDAPKNETFFEPEPNGHRYAIDLLHQVMHMNNGMYLEEDLQNGVKTKFCIGVAGYPEKHFEAPNLQSDLQYLKQKVDSGADYVVTQMFFDNQKYFDYVKKCREIGINVPIIPGLKPLTTKKQLSVIPRTFQVDIPTEFSNEILKCKTDKEVEQVGTEWLIQQSKELKAFGVPVLHYYTLGKPLVVRKVMEAIQ is encoded by the coding sequence ATGAAAGTTATTGAACATATCGAACAAGCAAAGGATACGCTGATCTCCTTTGAAATTTTGCCACCGCTGAAAGGTAAAAGCATCGAGTCTATTTACGATCACCTGGATCCATTAATGGAATTTAATCCGGCTTTTATTAATGTGACTTATCACCGTAGCGAGCATATGTTCAAGAAGAAGCTGGACGGCTCTTTTGAAAAAGTTGAAATTCGCAAACGCCCCGGAACGGTGGGTATTTGTGCGGCCATTATGAACCATTATAATGTAGATGCCGTTCCACACTTGATCTGCGGTGGTTTTACGAAAGAAGAAACTGAGAATGCCTTGATCGACCTAGCTTTTCTTGGTGTAGATAACGTATTGGTACTCAGGGGAGATGCTCCTAAAAACGAAACATTCTTCGAACCGGAGCCAAATGGTCACCGTTACGCGATAGACCTGTTGCACCAGGTGATGCATATGAATAACGGGATGTATTTGGAAGAAGATCTGCAAAACGGGGTTAAAACAAAATTCTGTATCGGCGTTGCCGGTTACCCTGAAAAGCATTTCGAAGCGCCTAATTTGCAAAGCGATCTACAATATTTAAAACAAAAAGTAGATAGCGGCGCTGATTACGTGGTAACACAGATGTTCTTCGATAATCAAAAATATTTTGATTACGTGAAGAAATGCCGGGAGATCGGCATAAACGTTCCCATCATTCCGGGATTGAAACCTTTAACCACCAAGAAACAACTCTCTGTCATCCCGAGAACATTCCAAGTGGATATCCCAACAGAATTTTCTAACGAGATTTTGAAATGTAAAACGGACAAAGAGGTTGAACAGGTAGGTACCGAATGGCTTATTCAGCAATCCAAGGAATTAAAAGCATTCGGTGTTCCGGTATTGCATTATTATACTTTGGGCAAACCCCTAGTGGTTCGTAAAGTAATGGAAGCCATTCAATAA
- the lptB gene encoding LPS export ABC transporter ATP-binding protein, giving the protein MALRIHTQELVKRYRARTVVNHVSVEVTQGEIVGLLGPNGAGKTTTFYMVVGLIKPDEGRVFLDNEEITKLPMYKRAQMGIGYLPQEASVFRKLSVEDNISAVLEMTNLTRSEQKEKLESLLDEFRLQHVRKSPGDVLSGGERRRTEIARALAVDPKFILLDEPFAGIDPIAVEDIQGIVAKLKYKNIGILITDHNVQETLSITDRAYLLFEGKILKAGTAEELAEDEQVRKVYLGQNFVLRRKNYLEEAAKQSN; this is encoded by the coding sequence ATGGCGCTACGTATACATACACAGGAATTGGTCAAACGTTATCGTGCCCGGACGGTGGTAAATCACGTTTCCGTGGAAGTGACCCAAGGTGAGATTGTTGGTTTGTTGGGACCGAACGGTGCCGGGAAAACCACGACTTTTTACATGGTTGTAGGCTTGATTAAGCCGGATGAAGGGCGAGTATTCCTTGATAATGAGGAGATTACAAAATTGCCTATGTACAAACGTGCGCAGATGGGAATCGGTTACCTCCCGCAAGAAGCTTCCGTTTTTCGTAAGCTGAGCGTCGAGGATAATATTTCTGCCGTATTAGAAATGACCAATTTGACCCGGAGTGAGCAAAAAGAGAAATTGGAATCTTTGTTGGACGAGTTTCGCTTGCAACATGTTCGGAAAAGTCCGGGTGATGTACTGAGCGGGGGAGAACGCCGGAGAACAGAGATCGCGAGAGCCTTGGCAGTTGACCCGAAATTTATCCTATTAGATGAGCCCTTTGCCGGGATTGACCCTATCGCTGTGGAAGATATTCAAGGTATCGTAGCTAAATTAAAATATAAAAATATCGGCATCCTGATTACCGACCATAACGTACAAGAAACCTTATCCATTACGGATAGAGCCTATTTGCTATTCGAAGGTAAAATCCTGAAAGCAGGCACAGCGGAAGAACTGGCGGAAGATGAACAGGTAAGGAAAGTATACCTTGGCCAAAACTTCGTCCTCCGCAGGAAAAACTACCTGGAAGAAGCAGCTAAACAAAGTAATTAG
- a CDS encoding GH3 auxin-responsive promoter family protein — MKILSPAISQLARLRMGRIEYFMQYPLQVQHQVFQNLLSAAQYTEFGKKYGFSKIFKVEEFKKNVPIHDYDSMKPYIQRVMEGEQNIIWNTPIKWFAKSSGTTADKSKFIPISVECLDECHYRAGRDVFSLYYYNNPDSDLLTGKSLAIGGSHQINPLSPDSDSFYGDLSAVMLQNMPFYGNLVRTPDLSIALMDEWEAKIEKMAHAVIRENVTSIAGVPTWTIVLIKRIFELTNTDNLMDVWPNLELYIHGGVSFTPYRDQFNKLIRGNNMHYQESYNASEGFFAAQDVIGEEGLLLFLNHGIFYEFMPMEEFGKDDPQTLQLQQVELGKNYALVISTNGGLWRYLVGDTIQFTSLAPYRIRVSGRTKSFINAFGEEVIVDNSDKAIAKACERTGAVVNDYTAAPVYFSGEGNGGHEWIIAFEVPPNDLNVFTETLDKTLQEINSDYEAKRHKDMALKMPIIHSVGKNTFTEWLKSKGKLGGQHKVPRLNNDRKILEEILSFVKQNPQ; from the coding sequence ATGAAAATATTAAGTCCTGCTATATCACAATTGGCCAGGTTGCGCATGGGGCGCATAGAATATTTTATGCAATACCCCTTGCAAGTGCAGCACCAGGTGTTTCAGAACCTGCTAAGCGCTGCTCAATACACTGAATTTGGAAAGAAATACGGCTTTTCCAAAATATTCAAGGTGGAGGAATTTAAAAAAAATGTCCCCATCCACGACTATGATAGTATGAAACCTTACATCCAAAGGGTGATGGAAGGTGAACAAAATATCATCTGGAATACCCCGATTAAATGGTTCGCCAAATCGAGCGGCACCACGGCCGATAAGAGTAAGTTTATCCCCATCTCCGTAGAGTGTTTGGATGAATGTCACTACCGCGCGGGCCGCGATGTATTCTCATTATATTATTATAATAATCCGGATTCGGATTTACTCACGGGGAAATCCCTCGCTATTGGCGGCAGCCACCAAATCAACCCGCTTTCACCAGATAGCGATTCGTTTTATGGCGACTTAAGCGCTGTTATGCTCCAGAACATGCCCTTTTATGGCAACCTGGTGCGTACACCGGATCTCTCTATCGCTTTGATGGACGAGTGGGAAGCCAAGATAGAAAAGATGGCGCATGCCGTTATCAGGGAAAATGTGACCTCCATTGCCGGTGTACCTACCTGGACGATCGTATTGATTAAGCGGATCTTCGAATTGACCAATACCGATAATTTAATGGATGTATGGCCCAACTTGGAGTTGTATATCCACGGCGGTGTGAGCTTCACACCTTACCGCGACCAATTCAACAAATTGATACGGGGTAATAATATGCATTACCAGGAATCGTATAACGCTTCCGAAGGGTTCTTTGCTGCGCAAGATGTTATCGGGGAGGAAGGATTGTTGTTATTCTTAAACCACGGCATCTTTTACGAATTTATGCCGATGGAGGAATTTGGGAAAGATGATCCACAAACTTTACAGCTACAACAGGTAGAACTCGGGAAAAATTATGCCCTGGTGATTAGTACAAATGGTGGATTATGGCGTTACCTGGTGGGAGATACAATACAGTTTACTTCGCTGGCGCCTTACCGCATCCGGGTGAGCGGTCGTACGAAGTCCTTTATTAATGCTTTCGGTGAAGAGGTGATCGTAGATAATAGCGATAAAGCAATAGCAAAAGCTTGTGAGCGTACGGGAGCAGTGGTAAACGATTATACCGCGGCCCCGGTATATTTTAGCGGGGAAGGAAATGGAGGGCACGAGTGGATCATTGCTTTCGAGGTGCCGCCGAATGATTTGAATGTGTTCACGGAAACGCTCGATAAGACGCTGCAAGAAATAAATTCTGACTACGAAGCCAAGAGGCATAAAGATATGGCCTTGAAAATGCCGATCATTCACAGCGTGGGAAAGAATACCTTCACGGAATGGTTGAAGAGCAAAGGTAAATTAGGGGGGCAGCATAAAGTGCCGAGGTTAAATAATGACCGTAAAATTTTAGAAGAAATTCTCAGTTTTGTAAAACAAAATCCACAATAA
- the fabG gene encoding 3-oxoacyl-[acyl-carrier-protein] reductase, giving the protein MKLLDNKVAIVTGASRGIGEAIAVKFAEQGANVAFTYVSSDEKAKALEDKLTALGVKAKAYKSNAGNFQDCETLVAEVLKEFGSVDICVNNAGISKDNLLLRMSEDQWDDVMDINLKSVFNMTKQVIRPMMKAKNGVIINMSSIIGIKGNAGQSSYAASKAGIIGFTKSVAQELGSRNIRCNAVAPGFIETDMTNYLKEGETAKTYMEKIPLGRFGTPEDIANTCLFLASDMGNYITGQVLSVCGGMNV; this is encoded by the coding sequence ATGAAATTACTTGACAACAAGGTCGCGATAGTAACCGGTGCTAGCCGTGGAATTGGTGAAGCCATCGCGGTAAAATTTGCTGAGCAAGGCGCAAACGTTGCTTTCACTTACGTTAGCTCCGATGAAAAAGCGAAAGCGTTGGAAGATAAATTGACTGCCCTCGGTGTAAAGGCAAAAGCATATAAAAGTAATGCAGGTAATTTCCAGGATTGCGAAACCTTGGTTGCAGAGGTGTTGAAAGAATTTGGTAGCGTTGACATCTGCGTGAATAATGCCGGTATCTCCAAGGATAACTTGTTGTTACGTATGAGTGAAGATCAATGGGATGATGTAATGGACATCAACCTGAAGAGCGTTTTCAACATGACCAAGCAAGTGATCCGCCCGATGATGAAAGCTAAAAACGGTGTTATCATTAATATGAGTTCTATTATCGGTATCAAGGGTAATGCCGGGCAAAGCAGCTATGCAGCTTCTAAAGCCGGGATCATCGGTTTTACAAAATCCGTTGCGCAGGAGCTGGGTAGTCGCAACATTCGTTGCAACGCCGTGGCGCCGGGTTTCATCGAAACTGATATGACTAATTACCTGAAGGAAGGAGAAACCGCTAAAACCTACATGGAAAAAATTCCTTTAGGTCGATTCGGCACCCCGGAAGATATCGCTAATACCTGCCTGTTCTTGGCATCAGATATGGGGAATTATATTACGGGACAGGTACTAAGTGTTTGCGGTGGTATGAACGTTTAA
- a CDS encoding SusC/RagA family TonB-linked outer membrane protein, with product MRKSIFLVPLLTVASITAYAQNITVKGKVVSAKDKQPLPGVTVIDKATKKGAITTPDGLFQIEVDKNATLSFSLIGYGSKDVPVNGNASLNIELAESTQGLDEVVVMGYTSTTVRNQTGAAQTIKEKEIKDVTASSVDKMLQGKASGVFIGSSSGNPNEPPTIRIRGNGTLTAGTSPLLVVDGVISNYYPNPSDIENVTVLKDAASTSLYGARAANGVLVITTKRGKAGKTKITARGNLGVNKLNMGRFGLMDTQGLYDLQYKSAQELYANDPDKFQKFITESLPPEILNTNTDWTDVGFQTGTNQNYEVNISGGNEKTRFFLVGNYYNEEGILKGVGLERYSARLNLDHQVSDKFKVGVNLSGIMANETDNSLGSIYPMFLNLPWDKPYNDDGTPLDPRVSKWYGRDPSNFVYDQQFSNNKTRKQTFDALVKLEYQFTDWLSFSSTNRAQYNNFRNQDNTDYRTASGADLQGLLSNEYRYTQTYLSSNLLKAQRNFGKHHVDGLIGAEFQTYNYDNMEGTGKGIIAGGVLNNTSAPNSLGGTKIDRAFNSYFVNANYNYDYRYYVTTSFRRDGSSRFGFNNQYGNFYALGFTWAASNEEFLKYNEVISNLKLRTSLGTTGNAEITDYIAYPSYAINAQYNGSPAGYPSIIGNPNLSWEKAMNYNVGVDVGFLNNRFNLTVDVYQRDNKDLLYNVPLNVATGYYNMIQNIGAVRNRGIEIGISTDNLGPNSQVTWTTDFNIAFNNNRIQSLNDGVGQVVDPSNGSFVLAIGHDMRTYYMRKWAGVDPENGDPLWEKVSTDADGKKVVTTTNSYNQATIQMVGSSTPKFFGGMRNTVSYKGVQLSAFFNFVSGNKVYNNQRELFDNDGFYAQYNIMKLDDNWSRWEKPGDNATHPKYVLNGNKNSNKPSSRFIEDGSYLRLRNVTLSYDLPKTWLQSLKVEGVRVSFSGDNLWTLTKFSGIDPDADDRAVMGFKYPFATRWLAGLEINF from the coding sequence ATGAGAAAATCCATTTTTTTAGTGCCGCTGTTAACTGTTGCAAGTATAACGGCATATGCACAAAACATTACCGTGAAAGGTAAGGTGGTCTCCGCTAAAGATAAGCAGCCACTGCCCGGGGTTACGGTTATAGATAAAGCTACCAAGAAAGGAGCTATTACCACGCCAGACGGCTTATTTCAAATTGAAGTAGACAAAAATGCTACGCTCAGTTTTAGCTTGATCGGCTACGGTTCCAAAGACGTACCCGTTAATGGTAACGCATCTTTGAATATCGAACTCGCAGAAAGTACGCAGGGGCTCGATGAAGTAGTTGTTATGGGGTACACTTCTACTACGGTTAGAAACCAAACGGGCGCTGCTCAAACAATTAAAGAAAAAGAAATCAAGGATGTAACGGCATCCAGTGTAGATAAAATGTTGCAGGGTAAGGCTTCCGGTGTATTCATAGGTTCCAGCTCCGGTAACCCGAACGAACCGCCAACTATCCGTATCCGTGGTAATGGTACGCTCACTGCCGGTACGAGTCCTTTATTGGTGGTGGATGGAGTTATCAGTAACTATTATCCCAATCCTTCCGATATCGAGAACGTAACCGTGCTTAAAGATGCCGCTTCTACCTCTCTTTACGGTGCACGCGCGGCTAACGGTGTATTGGTTATTACTACCAAACGTGGGAAGGCAGGTAAAACGAAAATCACTGCGCGTGGTAACCTAGGGGTGAATAAATTAAACATGGGCCGCTTCGGATTGATGGATACTCAAGGTCTATACGATTTGCAATATAAATCTGCACAAGAGTTGTATGCCAACGATCCTGATAAATTCCAGAAATTCATTACCGAATCTTTACCGCCTGAAATTTTAAATACCAATACTGACTGGACGGATGTAGGTTTCCAAACAGGTACGAACCAGAACTACGAGGTGAACATCAGCGGGGGGAACGAAAAAACTCGTTTCTTCTTAGTAGGTAACTATTATAATGAAGAAGGTATTTTGAAAGGCGTAGGTCTTGAAAGGTACAGCGCCCGCTTAAACCTCGATCACCAAGTGTCCGACAAATTCAAAGTAGGTGTAAACTTATCCGGTATCATGGCTAATGAAACCGATAACTCGCTGGGTTCTATTTACCCGATGTTCCTGAACTTGCCTTGGGACAAGCCTTACAATGACGACGGCACTCCTTTAGATCCCCGCGTCAGCAAATGGTACGGTCGTGATCCGAGTAACTTCGTGTATGATCAACAGTTCAGCAATAACAAGACCCGTAAGCAAACCTTCGATGCCTTGGTGAAATTGGAGTACCAGTTTACGGATTGGTTGAGCTTCTCCTCTACGAACAGGGCACAGTACAATAACTTTAGGAACCAAGACAATACTGATTACCGTACTGCCAGCGGTGCGGATTTACAAGGTTTGTTGAGTAACGAATACCGCTATACACAAACGTATTTGTCGTCGAACTTACTGAAAGCGCAACGTAATTTTGGTAAACACCATGTAGATGGTTTAATCGGGGCCGAGTTCCAGACATATAATTATGACAATATGGAAGGTACCGGTAAAGGAATCATTGCCGGGGGCGTATTAAATAATACTTCTGCACCGAACAGCCTGGGGGGGACCAAGATTGATAGGGCATTCAACTCTTATTTTGTAAATGCAAACTATAACTACGATTACCGTTACTACGTAACCACTTCATTCCGTAGGGATGGTTCTTCCCGCTTCGGGTTCAATAATCAATATGGTAATTTCTACGCGCTGGGCTTCACCTGGGCTGCTTCTAATGAAGAATTCCTGAAGTACAACGAAGTGATTTCTAACCTGAAATTGAGAACCAGTTTAGGTACCACCGGTAATGCCGAGATCACGGACTATATCGCTTACCCTTCCTATGCCATCAATGCCCAGTATAACGGCTCCCCTGCAGGTTATCCAAGCATTATCGGTAACCCGAACTTATCTTGGGAAAAGGCTATGAACTATAACGTGGGAGTAGATGTAGGTTTCCTGAACAACCGTTTCAATTTAACCGTGGATGTTTATCAACGTGATAATAAAGACTTATTATATAATGTTCCGTTAAACGTGGCCACGGGTTATTATAACATGATTCAAAACATTGGCGCCGTTAGGAATAGGGGAATTGAAATCGGTATCTCTACCGATAACTTGGGCCCGAACAGCCAGGTTACCTGGACGACCGACTTCAATATTGCTTTCAACAACAACAGGATTCAATCCCTAAATGATGGCGTGGGCCAAGTGGTTGATCCGTCAAATGGTAGCTTCGTATTGGCAATCGGTCATGATATGCGCACTTATTACATGCGCAAGTGGGCTGGTGTTGACCCCGAAAATGGCGATCCGCTATGGGAAAAAGTAAGCACGGATGCCGATGGCAAAAAAGTAGTTACTACGACGAATAGTTATAACCAGGCTACGATACAAATGGTAGGTAGCTCTACTCCGAAATTCTTCGGGGGGATGAGAAACACCGTTTCTTATAAAGGGGTTCAACTGAGTGCATTCTTCAACTTCGTTTCCGGAAATAAGGTGTATAACAACCAGAGGGAGCTGTTTGATAATGATGGTTTCTACGCTCAATACAACATCATGAAATTGGATGATAACTGGAGCCGTTGGGAAAAACCGGGCGACAATGCCACCCATCCTAAATATGTATTAAACGGTAATAAAAATTCTAACAAACCTTCTTCCCGCTTTATTGAAGATGGTAGCTACCTGCGCCTGAGAAACGTAACCCTTTCGTATGACCTGCCCAAAACTTGGTTGCAGTCCTTGAAAGTAGAAGGTGTAAGGGTATCATTCTCTGGAGACAACTTATGGACGCTCACTAAATTCTCTGGCATAGATCCGGATGCTGACGACAGGGCGGTTATGGGCTTCAAATACCCGTTCGCTACGAGGTGGTTAGCCGGTTTGGAAATCAATTTTTAA
- a CDS encoding RagB/SusD family nutrient uptake outer membrane protein, translated as MKNFIKGIVGVALLAVTATSCDLKKEPYTAISDETFLHDESKWPVITAGNYYFLKDEYFTRNYYMMGEYPGDNVALSGGTSDALYYSYTYQHLKNQGNANQIWRKGYQAINGANKIIEVMPEGRDAATDQLIGENLFIRAFVHFSLCRIFARPYNQGADNPGVPVMLKPDVNAMPARNTVKEVYDAVIADLLKAKDLMTEDKECSYATKEAAEALLSRVYLYKEDNQLAKDYADSVLLSNKYSLTSTASFPGYYAANQASTSETIFCIRHTIQDDRDWSSIGSMYYTSPSGLGYGEMYASLDYVDLIEKYPNDVRNKFIVVPDPLKSKVDPSKDSVDATGRIVRVNRNGVPKYFILKFANQDNIPTLSSPIVLRLAEMYLNRAEANAKLGNTDDAIEDVNTIRQRAGLSGAALYTVDDLKGHASVLDVVLEERRLELAFEAHRPYDLFRNKKDMVRNYVGQQEKVLPPDQLPQVVKYTDDRIVHYIPEQDILLNNNLEQNP; from the coding sequence ATGAAAAATTTCATAAAAGGAATCGTGGGTGTTGCCTTGCTTGCTGTTACTGCAACCTCTTGCGATCTGAAAAAAGAACCATATACCGCTATCTCTGATGAGACTTTCTTGCATGATGAATCCAAGTGGCCGGTAATTACAGCAGGTAATTATTACTTCTTAAAAGATGAATATTTTACTCGTAACTATTATATGATGGGGGAGTACCCGGGCGATAACGTGGCCTTGAGCGGCGGTACCTCCGATGCCTTGTATTATTCTTATACATATCAACATCTGAAAAATCAGGGTAACGCCAACCAGATCTGGAGAAAGGGCTACCAAGCGATCAACGGTGCCAACAAGATCATCGAGGTGATGCCGGAAGGCCGCGATGCGGCTACGGATCAGTTAATCGGTGAAAACCTGTTCATCCGCGCTTTCGTGCATTTCTCCCTTTGCCGCATTTTTGCGCGCCCTTACAACCAAGGAGCAGATAACCCGGGTGTTCCCGTAATGCTGAAACCGGACGTTAATGCCATGCCTGCACGTAACACCGTGAAAGAAGTGTATGATGCCGTAATCGCTGATTTGTTGAAGGCTAAAGACCTGATGACCGAGGATAAGGAATGCAGCTACGCGACGAAAGAAGCGGCGGAAGCATTATTATCAAGGGTATATTTATATAAAGAAGATAACCAATTAGCCAAAGATTATGCTGATTCCGTGTTGTTATCAAATAAATATAGCCTGACTTCAACGGCTAGTTTCCCCGGTTATTACGCGGCTAACCAAGCTTCTACTTCGGAGACAATTTTCTGTATCCGGCATACTATTCAAGACGATAGGGATTGGTCTTCTATCGGTTCGATGTATTATACCTCGCCTTCAGGTTTAGGATACGGTGAGATGTATGCTTCATTAGACTATGTTGATTTAATTGAAAAATACCCGAACGATGTTAGGAATAAATTTATCGTGGTTCCTGATCCTTTAAAGTCTAAAGTTGATCCAAGCAAGGATTCAGTAGATGCTACGGGCCGCATCGTGCGCGTTAATAGGAACGGGGTTCCGAAATACTTTATCCTGAAATTCGCAAACCAGGATAATATCCCGACTTTAAGTAGCCCCATCGTATTGCGTTTGGCCGAAATGTATCTAAACCGTGCAGAGGCTAATGCCAAGTTGGGCAATACGGATGATGCGATTGAAGACGTAAATACTATCCGTCAACGCGCTGGTCTTTCCGGTGCAGCTTTATATACGGTTGATGATCTTAAAGGTCATGCGTCTGTTCTGGATGTGGTTTTGGAAGAGCGCCGCTTGGAGTTGGCGTTCGAAGCACACCGCCCGTATGACTTGTTCCGTAATAAGAAAGATATGGTTAGGAATTATGTCGGTCAACAAGAGAAAGTATTACCTCCCGATCAATTACCACAGGTTGTTAAGTATACAGATGATAGGATTGTTCATTATATACCTGAACAAGACATCCTTTTGAATAATAACTTGGAACAAAATCCGTAA